A stretch of the Aphis gossypii isolate Hap1 chromosome 2, ASM2018417v2, whole genome shotgun sequence genome encodes the following:
- the LOC114120697 gene encoding uncharacterized protein LOC114120697 isoform X1, whose product MYKMSLSEIMKSIKRLNVRTLIISKLIDKKKKENIELKISINKLNTKIQKKILIKKKLLKEINNIDKPKKEYEDEFMYKLYNNRKLASTINIQFEEIQRLIAEKDDKTDFMDKQMKIINENSIYKKTTLLLKRLEKEKEDEYYKLSCKTLMINDILFNKINASKAKKLIEKNKILNEKYHNLKKKLKTVLNKVEIFKHQFVSYFDDTYDSVDKTEILKIIILTFNQLITNGYMCYWKSNGKIFKNNAELWTVHNPSGMHINLNLPFNQII is encoded by the exons atgt ATAAAATGTCATTATCTGAAATCATGAAGTCAATAAAAAGATTGAATGTAAGAACACTGATAATTTCAAAACtgatcgataaaaaaaaaaaagaaaatatagaattaaaaatcagtattaataaactaaatacaaaaatacaaaaaaaaa ttttaatcaaaaaaaagttattgaaagaaattaataatattgataaaccgAAAAAAGAATACGAAGACGAATTCATGTATAAACTTTACAATAACAGAAAATTGGCATcaactattaatattcaatttgaagAAATACAAagattaatag ctGAAAAAGACGACAAAACTGATTTTATGgataaacaaatgaaaattattaacgaAAATAGTATCTACAAAAAAACTACACTGTTGTTAAaa AGATTAGAAAAAGAAAAGGAAGACGAATACTATAAGTTATCATGTAAAACTTTGATGATAAAcgatatattgtttaataaaataaatgcttcAAAAGCTAAGaagttaattgaaaaaaacaaaatattaaatgaaaaatatcataatttaaaaaaa aaattgaaaacagtacTGAACAAAgtcgaaatatttaaacaccAGTTCGTATCATATTTCGACGATACCTACGATAGTGTTGACAAAACAGAAATACTTAAG attataatattaaccttCAATCAATTAATTACTAATGGATATATGTGCTATTGGAAAtcaaatggtaaaatatttaaaaacaatgcaGAGCTCTGGACAGTGCACAATCCATCTGGAATGCATATAAACCTCAATTTGCCGTTTAATCAGATTATTTGA
- the LOC114120697 gene encoding uncharacterized protein LOC114120697 isoform X2, with product MSLSEIMKSIKRLNVRTLIISKLIDKKKKENIELKISINKLNTKIQKKILIKKKLLKEINNIDKPKKEYEDEFMYKLYNNRKLASTINIQFEEIQRLIAEKDDKTDFMDKQMKIINENSIYKKTTLLLKRLEKEKEDEYYKLSCKTLMINDILFNKINASKAKKLIEKNKILNEKYHNLKKKLKTVLNKVEIFKHQFVSYFDDTYDSVDKTEILKIIILTFNQLITNGYMCYWKSNGKIFKNNAELWTVHNPSGMHINLNLPFNQII from the exons ATGTCATTATCTGAAATCATGAAGTCAATAAAAAGATTGAATGTAAGAACACTGATAATTTCAAAACtgatcgataaaaaaaaaaaagaaaatatagaattaaaaatcagtattaataaactaaatacaaaaatacaaaaaaaaa ttttaatcaaaaaaaagttattgaaagaaattaataatattgataaaccgAAAAAAGAATACGAAGACGAATTCATGTATAAACTTTACAATAACAGAAAATTGGCATcaactattaatattcaatttgaagAAATACAAagattaatag ctGAAAAAGACGACAAAACTGATTTTATGgataaacaaatgaaaattattaacgaAAATAGTATCTACAAAAAAACTACACTGTTGTTAAaa AGATTAGAAAAAGAAAAGGAAGACGAATACTATAAGTTATCATGTAAAACTTTGATGATAAAcgatatattgtttaataaaataaatgcttcAAAAGCTAAGaagttaattgaaaaaaacaaaatattaaatgaaaaatatcataatttaaaaaaa aaattgaaaacagtacTGAACAAAgtcgaaatatttaaacaccAGTTCGTATCATATTTCGACGATACCTACGATAGTGTTGACAAAACAGAAATACTTAAG attataatattaaccttCAATCAATTAATTACTAATGGATATATGTGCTATTGGAAAtcaaatggtaaaatatttaaaaacaatgcaGAGCTCTGGACAGTGCACAATCCATCTGGAATGCATATAAACCTCAATTTGCCGTTTAATCAGATTATTTGA
- the LOC114120697 gene encoding uncharacterized protein LOC114120697 isoform X3, with the protein MYKLYNNRKLASTINIQFEEIQRLIAEKDDKTDFMDKQMKIINENSIYKKTTLLLKRLEKEKEDEYYKLSCKTLMINDILFNKINASKAKKLIEKNKILNEKYHNLKKKLKTVLNKVEIFKHQFVSYFDDTYDSVDKTEILKIIILTFNQLITNGYMCYWKSNGKIFKNNAELWTVHNPSGMHINLNLPFNQII; encoded by the exons ATGTATAAACTTTACAATAACAGAAAATTGGCATcaactattaatattcaatttgaagAAATACAAagattaatag ctGAAAAAGACGACAAAACTGATTTTATGgataaacaaatgaaaattattaacgaAAATAGTATCTACAAAAAAACTACACTGTTGTTAAaa AGATTAGAAAAAGAAAAGGAAGACGAATACTATAAGTTATCATGTAAAACTTTGATGATAAAcgatatattgtttaataaaataaatgcttcAAAAGCTAAGaagttaattgaaaaaaacaaaatattaaatgaaaaatatcataatttaaaaaaa aaattgaaaacagtacTGAACAAAgtcgaaatatttaaacaccAGTTCGTATCATATTTCGACGATACCTACGATAGTGTTGACAAAACAGAAATACTTAAG attataatattaaccttCAATCAATTAATTACTAATGGATATATGTGCTATTGGAAAtcaaatggtaaaatatttaaaaacaatgcaGAGCTCTGGACAGTGCACAATCCATCTGGAATGCATATAAACCTCAATTTGCCGTTTAATCAGATTATTTGA